Proteins co-encoded in one Capnocytophaga ochracea DSM 7271 genomic window:
- a CDS encoding GlsB/YeaQ/YmgE family stress response membrane protein — protein MGIIATLIIGAIAGWLGGTIYKGSGLGLIGNIIIGILGSIVGYWLLGDVFHVSLGGGWIGAILTGAIGAIVILFLINLIFKKK, from the coding sequence ATGGGTATTATCGCAACACTTATTATTGGAGCCATCGCTGGATGGTTAGGAGGAACTATCTATAAAGGTAGTGGATTAGGTCTTATAGGCAATATCATTATTGGTATTCTTGGAAGTATCGTGGGGTATTGGCTTTTAGGAGATGTGTTTCACGTCTCACTTGGAGGAGGATGGATTGGTGCTATCTTGACAGGAGCTATTGGAGCTATTGTTATTTTATTCTTGATAAATTTGATATTTAAAAAGAAGTAA